A section of the Methanococcoides sp. LMO-2 genome encodes:
- a CDS encoding redox-regulated ATPase YchF, whose amino-acid sequence MSMTIGLAGKPNAGKSTFFKAATLADVEIANYPFTTINANRGVTYVRAECPCMQKDKRCGNCQDGIRFVPIEMIDVAGLVPDAHTGRGLGNAFLDELRQAQAIIHVIDASGGTDIEGNPVDIGDHDPMEDVDFLNREITMWMTGILKRNWDKLSRKIKAEGLKMSEVISDQLMGAGVNESQAHEALLSCPMPGECTQWTDEDMINLCEAIRAISKPTMIAANKIDVAPEENVSNLESLDLIVVPTSAAAELALRSAAKNEIIKYLPGDDDFDIISEDVNDAQRKGLESLKGLMKQLGTGGGGIQECINRAVFDLLDLIVVYPVEDEGKWSDKNDRMLPDAFLMPKGSTAHDLAYRVHTDIGDRFLYAVDGKTKMRLGEKHELNDGDVIKIVSTAK is encoded by the coding sequence ATGTCAATGACCATAGGCCTTGCAGGAAAACCAAATGCAGGTAAATCAACTTTTTTCAAGGCAGCTACCCTTGCGGATGTGGAGATCGCGAACTATCCGTTCACCACCATCAATGCCAACAGAGGTGTAACATACGTAAGGGCTGAATGTCCATGCATGCAGAAAGATAAACGCTGTGGCAACTGCCAGGACGGGATCAGGTTCGTCCCCATCGAGATGATCGATGTGGCAGGCCTTGTGCCTGATGCTCACACCGGCCGTGGTCTTGGTAATGCCTTCCTTGACGAGCTCAGGCAGGCGCAGGCCATCATCCATGTGATCGATGCATCCGGTGGTACGGACATTGAAGGGAACCCTGTGGATATCGGGGACCACGATCCGATGGAGGACGTGGACTTCCTCAACCGTGAGATCACCATGTGGATGACAGGCATCCTTAAACGTAACTGGGACAAGCTCTCACGCAAGATAAAGGCAGAAGGCCTCAAGATGTCAGAGGTTATCTCCGACCAGCTCATGGGCGCCGGGGTCAATGAATCCCAGGCACACGAAGCCCTGCTTTCCTGCCCCATGCCCGGAGAATGCACCCAGTGGACCGATGAGGACATGATCAATCTCTGTGAAGCGATCCGTGCCATCAGCAAACCTACAATGATAGCCGCCAACAAGATCGATGTGGCGCCTGAGGAAAACGTCAGCAACCTCGAGAGCCTCGACCTTATAGTAGTGCCCACCAGTGCTGCTGCAGAGCTTGCATTAAGGTCAGCTGCAAAGAACGAGATCATCAAGTACCTTCCGGGTGACGATGACTTCGACATCATCTCCGAGGACGTGAACGACGCACAGAGAAAAGGACTGGAAAGCCTGAAAGGCCTCATGAAACAGCTGGGAACCGGTGGCGGCGGGATCCAGGAGTGCATCAACCGGGCGGTCTTCGACCTGCTCGACCTCATAGTAGTATATCCGGTAGAGGATGAAGGCAAATGGTCCGACAAGAACGACAGGATGCTTCCTGATGCGTTCCTCATGCCGAAAGGATCCACAGCCCACGACCTTGCATACCGGGTACATACCGACATCGGGGACAGGTTCCTCTATGCAGTGGACGGCAAGACAAAGATGCGCCTTGGAGAAAAACACGAGCTCAACGACGGCGATGTGATCAAGATCGTATCCACAGCCAAATAA
- a CDS encoding undecaprenyl diphosphate synthase family protein, giving the protein MIRSLYERYLLDQVNNAPEQIPEHITMILPESDLLDAQGKEKFREVMGWCLKLGITTISIYVDVLDTKEEFQKQMVSTLTTGLTDILGSFPEEVGFFIYDEKGDLKKERKGNSLTVHLSIGFGGRAEITKSVRSILSEVKDGKIAPEDIDESVIESHLLVKEEPDMIIRSGGNHLSDFLLWQSAYSELYFTDVNWHDLRKIDLLRIIRDFQKRQRRFGK; this is encoded by the coding sequence ATGATAAGAAGCCTGTATGAGAGATACCTGCTCGACCAGGTGAACAATGCACCGGAGCAGATACCTGAACATATAACAATGATACTCCCTGAATCCGACCTGCTTGATGCGCAGGGGAAGGAAAAGTTCAGGGAAGTGATGGGCTGGTGCCTGAAGCTTGGCATCACGACCATCAGCATCTACGTAGATGTACTGGACACAAAGGAAGAGTTCCAGAAACAGATGGTATCCACACTTACTACAGGCCTTACGGATATACTTGGATCATTCCCAGAAGAAGTTGGCTTTTTCATATACGATGAGAAAGGCGATCTCAAAAAGGAACGTAAAGGGAATTCCCTTACCGTACATCTCTCGATCGGTTTCGGCGGAAGGGCGGAGATCACAAAGTCAGTCCGATCGATACTCTCTGAAGTGAAAGATGGTAAGATCGCACCTGAAGATATAGATGAGAGCGTGATAGAGTCACATCTGCTGGTAAAGGAAGAACCTGACATGATCATACGCTCCGGCGGGAACCACCTTTCAGATTTCCTGCTCTGGCAATCCGCATATTCAGAGCTTTATTTCACAGATGTCAACTGGCACGATCTCAGGAAAATAGACCTGCTTAGAATTATACGGGATTTCCAGAAAAGGCAGCGTCGCTTTGGCAAATGA
- the rimI gene encoding ribosomal protein S18-alanine N-acetyltransferase has translation MMRIATSSDIPSVVEIENLSFGVPWEANVFHSYADYPGFIVVESDGVIIGYAVLVVIKKAAHLASIATHPEYRRMGVATALLDVCGLLAKENSYSFIRLEVREKNKDAQEFYLSNGFEVTGNIPRYYLDDNAIVMERKV, from the coding sequence ATGATGCGGATAGCTACCAGTTCGGATATTCCTTCGGTCGTAGAGATCGAGAACCTCTCATTTGGGGTGCCGTGGGAAGCGAATGTTTTCCATTCGTATGCGGACTATCCCGGCTTTATTGTTGTGGAATCTGATGGTGTCATCATTGGATATGCTGTTCTTGTTGTCATTAAAAAGGCGGCACATCTTGCAAGCATTGCAACCCATCCGGAATACCGGAGAATGGGGGTTGCAACGGCTCTTCTTGATGTATGTGGTCTTCTTGCAAAAGAGAACTCTTATTCCTTTATCCGTCTTGAGGTAAGGGAAAAGAACAAAGATGCTCAGGAATTCTACCTGTCGAACGGTTTTGAGGTGACAGGCAATATTCCGCGTTATTACCTTGATGACAATGCTATTGTTATGGAACGCAAGGTCTGA
- a CDS encoding DUF5817 domain-containing protein has translation MMPVYSVIVCPKCRKSAQLIEQKGAKTTRCQRCGATLQTRKLRVFHTTDNLEEAIAVRTRLQAEVLGKGYETIEGSTSSKGASFSTFTSSPGPEYGSENAEKEIVLNFQSPSPKVTPKPKKKDPVKIILSILEKKQGAVQVTALQELALRQDIDEETFETTMEKLLRKGDIYSPKKGYVRIVP, from the coding sequence ATGATGCCAGTATATTCGGTCATAGTATGTCCAAAATGCAGGAAGTCCGCCCAGCTGATAGAACAGAAAGGTGCAAAGACCACACGATGCCAGCGCTGCGGAGCCACACTTCAGACAAGGAAACTGAGAGTATTCCACACAACAGACAACCTTGAAGAGGCCATTGCAGTACGCACCCGGCTGCAGGCAGAGGTCCTCGGAAAAGGATATGAGACCATAGAAGGCAGTACTTCCTCAAAAGGTGCGTCTTTTTCCACATTTACTTCATCACCGGGACCTGAATACGGATCGGAGAATGCCGAAAAGGAAATTGTCCTGAATTTCCAGTCACCTTCCCCCAAGGTCACGCCAAAGCCCAAAAAAAAGGATCCGGTAAAGATCATTTTGTCAATTCTTGAAAAAAAGCAGGGTGCAGTGCAGGTAACTGCACTTCAGGAACTTGCACTCCGGCAGGATATTGATGAGGAGACCTTTGAGACCACAATGGAAAAATTGCTGCGAAAGGGGGACATCTATTCTCCTAAAAAGGGATATGTCCGGATAGTACCATGA
- a CDS encoding ATP-binding protein, whose protein sequence is MSDKTTLDIIELLLTAEIYNRYPQMDVNDLPKNIRKNYWSRAHKGVPKPINVSRSDIKKLFEIEEIKGQIFSLPFMDVDELTSRIKFTSFDVAADWFRKQENAAERIDQNPALAYYYEKKEVAGTSYEKARSVTRPKEVDREWIESLRSEIAEEEGGEDMLKLVEIVAPEDIVQPLRFLVLNDEQKEEVEKIVKAIEYREYLKSIGLYDIGKILLVGPPGTGKTSVAKAMSERLSIPFVEVRLSMITDQYLGETAKNIDRVFALAKRLSPCILFIDEFDFVAKTRASDEHAALKRAVNTLLKAIDQISLTNDGVLLIAATNHPRMLDSAVWRRFDEIMDFPLPDERMRKEILDIVTIEIKGDFNTGEIAPITEGYSGSDLRMIIRESVLNALVEERTTITHQDLIDAVGRFNKRAHIKSDEYVVNTGGF, encoded by the coding sequence ATGTCCGACAAGACAACCCTCGACATTATAGAACTCCTACTGACAGCAGAGATATACAACAGATACCCGCAAATGGATGTTAACGATCTTCCGAAGAACATAAGGAAGAACTACTGGAGCCGTGCACACAAAGGCGTCCCAAAACCAATTAATGTCTCCCGCTCTGACATAAAGAAGCTCTTTGAGATAGAGGAGATAAAGGGACAGATATTCTCACTTCCATTCATGGATGTAGACGAACTTACCTCCAGGATCAAGTTCACTTCCTTTGATGTTGCTGCAGACTGGTTCCGCAAACAGGAGAATGCTGCAGAGCGCATCGACCAGAACCCGGCACTTGCATATTATTATGAGAAGAAGGAAGTCGCAGGAACAAGCTATGAGAAAGCACGTTCTGTGACAAGACCTAAAGAGGTTGACAGGGAATGGATCGAGTCCCTGAGAAGTGAGATCGCCGAAGAAGAGGGCGGAGAGGACATGCTCAAACTTGTGGAGATCGTGGCTCCGGAGGACATCGTCCAGCCCCTCAGGTTCCTTGTGCTCAATGATGAGCAGAAAGAAGAAGTAGAGAAGATAGTAAAGGCGATCGAGTACAGGGAGTATCTCAAAAGCATAGGACTGTATGATATCGGAAAGATACTGCTTGTGGGTCCACCCGGAACCGGAAAGACCTCTGTGGCAAAGGCAATGTCAGAGCGCCTCTCCATACCTTTTGTAGAGGTCAGGCTTTCCATGATAACCGACCAGTACCTCGGTGAGACGGCAAAGAACATCGACAGGGTGTTCGCACTTGCCAAGCGCCTGAGCCCATGCATCCTCTTCATAGATGAGTTCGATTTTGTCGCCAAGACAAGGGCTTCAGACGAACACGCAGCTTTGAAGAGAGCTGTGAACACGCTTCTCAAGGCTATTGACCAGATCAGCCTCACCAACGACGGCGTGCTCCTGATAGCCGCTACGAACCACCCCAGAATGCTTGATTCTGCTGTCTGGAGAAGGTTCGACGAGATCATGGACTTCCCGCTTCCTGATGAGAGGATGAGAAAGGAGATCCTCGATATCGTTACCATAGAAATAAAAGGTGACTTCAACACCGGAGAGATCGCACCCATCACCGAAGGATACTCCGGTTCCGACCTTCGTATGATCATCCGTGAGAGTGTGCTCAATGCACTTGTGGAGGAGCGTACAACCATCACCCATCAGGACCTCATTGATGCAGTAGGCAGGTTCAACAAGCGTGCCCACATTAAATCCGATGAATATGTCGTCAATACCGGGGGTTTCTAA
- a CDS encoding MBL fold metallo-hydrolase — MKITLLGTGDAPGTPIIGCDCRTCRDARNGGKSNRTRFSVLVESDEGKVLIDTSPDMRQQMLSKGIRHIDAVIWTHGHYDHYTGFGEFHRVQSHVDVYGVTDTLDYILDYVSFLKPRRHDVIPGEPFEIIGLEFTVFEVNHPPVEKAIGVIIREGDRKVVISGDTDNNIPEESLELIMDPDLFIVDAIIPDDVGFHVKKHMDAKEAMEMAEKIRAKEVVMTHLSHYYKPHEEAVATFPLGYDGMEFNF; from the coding sequence ATGAAGATCACGCTTCTGGGAACCGGTGACGCGCCCGGCACCCCGATCATCGGCTGTGACTGCAGGACCTGCAGGGATGCCCGCAACGGAGGAAAGAGTAACCGTACACGGTTTTCAGTCCTTGTGGAATCCGATGAGGGAAAAGTGCTGATCGACACAAGCCCGGACATGCGGCAGCAGATGCTCAGTAAAGGCATAAGGCATATTGATGCGGTGATCTGGACCCACGGACATTACGACCATTACACCGGTTTTGGTGAGTTCCACCGCGTCCAGAGCCATGTTGACGTCTATGGGGTCACCGATACGCTGGACTACATACTCGATTATGTCTCATTTTTGAAACCGCGAAGACATGATGTTATCCCAGGGGAACCATTTGAGATCATCGGACTTGAGTTCACGGTCTTCGAGGTCAATCATCCTCCTGTTGAAAAGGCGATAGGTGTCATCATACGCGAAGGTGACAGGAAAGTTGTCATCAGCGGGGACACGGACAACAATATCCCGGAAGAAAGCCTTGAACTTATAATGGACCCTGACCTGTTCATTGTGGATGCTATTATACCGGATGATGTCGGTTTCCATGTAAAGAAGCACATGGATGCAAAAGAGGCCATGGAAATGGCTGAAAAGATAAGGGCCAAGGAGGTCGTGATGACACACCTGAGCCATTATTACAAACCTCATGAAGAGGCAGTCGCTACATTCCCGCTGGGTTATGACGGAATGGAATTTAATTTCTGA
- a CDS encoding DUF5803 family protein produces the protein MNRTIITTLFIFALAVMASGCIDELVPVDEEAVAPDLSTYELEVFYDTTEEGELLNTTTFYLTDNGSANVVHMVVNASVIEVIPLEDILNPNKEAISNIVILAGNAEDTETSFETFETLSTSSIDDVPVFNYTMEEEVIRGQKHIYMKFNESITGIVAYSMKAPMGQDFMYIPSHDSVVRFVLPEGFTTGNPFIGKVSPEPAERYFDDLNREVLVWYDLRATAGSFTEMAREFLKVEITEDDLPYNPIVVKFYSTSAPRMLLIGTIILGGGVLIVLGNYLSTRRRLRKAREVIEEGFDEKGKNKLK, from the coding sequence ATGAATAGAACAATTATAACAACATTATTCATTTTCGCTCTTGCAGTAATGGCATCAGGATGCATTGATGAACTCGTTCCTGTGGATGAGGAAGCTGTAGCTCCTGACCTTTCCACATATGAGCTGGAAGTCTTTTACGATACCACGGAAGAAGGTGAGCTGTTAAACACGACCACTTTCTATCTTACGGACAACGGATCTGCTAATGTAGTTCATATGGTCGTGAATGCTTCTGTAATTGAGGTGATCCCTCTTGAGGATATACTGAATCCTAACAAGGAGGCAATCTCTAACATAGTCATACTTGCAGGCAACGCTGAGGATACTGAAACCTCCTTTGAGACCTTTGAAACGCTTTCAACATCTTCGATAGATGATGTGCCTGTTTTTAATTATACTATGGAAGAGGAGGTAATCCGGGGACAGAAGCACATCTACATGAAGTTCAATGAGAGTATCACCGGAATTGTGGCTTATAGCATGAAGGCTCCCATGGGGCAGGATTTCATGTATATCCCTTCCCATGATTCGGTCGTAAGGTTCGTCCTTCCTGAAGGCTTTACAACAGGTAATCCGTTTATAGGCAAAGTGAGCCCAGAGCCTGCAGAAAGATACTTTGACGATCTTAACAGGGAGGTCCTTGTATGGTACGACCTGCGTGCAACAGCTGGTTCTTTCACCGAGATGGCAAGGGAGTTCCTTAAGGTAGAGATCACTGAAGATGATCTGCCCTACAACCCTATAGTTGTCAAGTTCTATTCGACATCCGCTCCACGTATGCTTTTAATAGGTACGATAATCCTTGGTGGCGGAGTACTGATCGTGCTTGGTAACTACCTTTCAACAAGAAGAAGACTTCGCAAGGCCCGTGAGGTCATCGAAGAAGGATTCGATGAGAAAGGAAAGAACAAATTGAAATGA
- a CDS encoding sodium:solute symporter family protein, producing the protein MDGYQLFMAMLAVYLCGLIGIGWYFTKRQKTVTDFWLAGRKIGTIGVGFSSAASWLTAGGILAVIGFFMLLGMGSIWGFVAPNILALLIIAIFVKRIKHLPAITQAELLEQRYSSAIRAPVGIIITIVMILFAVADIKGFALVLQIFYGLDPIYAALIVALAVSVYVTLGGLHAVVWTDVIQFAFLSIFAIIMAFLAVDSVTSNVATISTASDLFSGVSGDWWNPFIIGMPMVLIFVFAIVPGWITEQDPWQKVWAAKDSTSARNGLVLGSLLVTIVFAACAVIAIALSALYPEIPAAGFPMGMAQAEPALLTYIVSTFSPAIIGLSAIGLAAASMSCADTFATSGASCVSRDIYQRFVKPDATMKQMLAINRLSVLFIVAAATVASFFIDGIIDAIHIATFIASASYFFPLMGGLYWKRATKEGALAGLIVGAVAQISFTVYDLSMTAPMAPPYLETVNPILMGHGVIVGMALSGVAFFGVSFMTRPSNIVNLAPFFKEAAEELASHEAQAVDEESAEYKKFLKNVDEQITGERAHLHLRLEGSATVNWTRFVEQLKESYAAWVTPTGIDSVYRLIQADMLACVSITRGEGEKEIWFASEPPVDSVEMQKRELFIAYKEVAAALEETGVILTMANND; encoded by the coding sequence ATGGATGGTTATCAATTATTTATGGCAATGCTTGCAGTCTACCTTTGTGGATTGATCGGCATTGGCTGGTACTTTACAAAAAGACAAAAGACAGTAACCGATTTCTGGCTTGCCGGTCGTAAGATCGGTACGATAGGGGTCGGATTTTCCTCGGCAGCTTCATGGCTGACCGCTGGTGGAATATTAGCCGTGATAGGATTCTTCATGCTACTTGGAATGGGCTCCATATGGGGTTTCGTAGCACCGAACATTCTTGCACTGCTTATAATCGCTATATTCGTGAAGAGGATCAAACACCTTCCTGCTATCACACAGGCAGAGCTGCTTGAGCAGAGGTACAGTTCCGCTATCCGTGCTCCTGTGGGAATTATCATCACTATCGTAATGATCCTTTTCGCAGTTGCTGATATTAAGGGATTCGCTCTTGTGCTGCAGATATTCTACGGCCTTGATCCGATATATGCAGCTCTGATAGTTGCCCTTGCGGTATCCGTGTATGTTACCCTTGGTGGTCTGCATGCCGTTGTCTGGACCGATGTGATCCAGTTCGCGTTCCTTTCCATATTCGCGATCATTATGGCATTCCTTGCAGTTGATTCAGTTACTTCAAATGTTGCTACTATCTCAACAGCATCCGATCTTTTCTCCGGTGTTTCTGGCGACTGGTGGAACCCGTTCATCATCGGTATGCCTATGGTCCTGATCTTCGTATTTGCTATCGTCCCCGGATGGATCACTGAGCAGGACCCATGGCAGAAGGTCTGGGCAGCTAAGGATTCAACATCCGCAAGGAATGGTCTTGTACTTGGTTCTCTTCTTGTAACAATTGTGTTTGCTGCATGCGCGGTAATTGCTATTGCCCTTAGTGCATTGTATCCGGAGATCCCTGCAGCAGGGTTCCCAATGGGAATGGCACAGGCAGAACCTGCATTGCTGACCTACATCGTAAGCACATTCTCTCCTGCAATTATCGGCCTCAGCGCGATCGGTCTTGCAGCAGCTTCCATGTCCTGTGCTGATACCTTTGCTACATCCGGTGCATCATGTGTTTCACGTGATATCTACCAGAGGTTCGTAAAGCCTGATGCAACAATGAAGCAGATGCTCGCTATCAACAGGCTTAGTGTCCTTTTCATAGTCGCTGCAGCAACTGTGGCTTCATTCTTCATTGACGGTATCATCGATGCGATCCACATTGCAACCTTCATTGCAAGTGCATCCTACTTCTTCCCGCTCATGGGCGGACTTTACTGGAAGCGTGCTACCAAGGAAGGTGCACTGGCCGGTCTTATTGTCGGTGCTGTTGCACAGATCAGCTTTACAGTATATGATCTCTCAATGACCGCACCTATGGCTCCACCATATCTTGAGACCGTAAATCCTATTCTCATGGGTCATGGTGTTATTGTGGGAATGGCCCTTAGCGGAGTTGCATTCTTCGGTGTTTCATTCATGACAAGACCATCAAACATTGTCAACCTTGCTCCTTTCTTCAAGGAAGCAGCAGAAGAGCTGGCAAGCCACGAGGCTCAGGCTGTTGATGAGGAAAGTGCAGAGTACAAGAAGTTCCTGAAGAACGTCGATGAGCAGATCACAGGAGAACGTGCACACCTTCACCTGAGACTTGAAGGTTCTGCAACTGTTAACTGGACAAGGTTCGTTGAACAGCTCAAGGAGTCCTATGCTGCATGGGTCACACCAACAGGTATTGATTCCGTGTACAGGCTGATCCAGGCTGACATGCTTGCATGTGTTTCCATCACACGTGGTGAGGGCGAGAAGGAGATCTGGTTCGCATCCGAACCACCTGTTGACTCTGTGGAGATGCAGAAAAGGGAACTTTTCATCGCATACAAAGAGGTTGCAGCCGCTCTCGAAGAGACCGGTGTGATCCTCACAATGGCAAACAACGACTAA
- a CDS encoding radical SAM protein, with the protein MSKFSPVIAARAVWQMRVRKRPFVLSHAVNSRCNMSCSFCEYWKEQGEEMGLDEIFRMLDDASSFGIGVYNAWTVEPLLREDLPQILAYAKSKGMITSLITNGKLLKERVNDFGDLDYLSVSVDGTKSYREIRGMDFEVLLDAIMTVKDKLKNPLLMNCVISGKNLDDIEELIQLARDIDVKISFEPLYEFSGIRENVWESMGIRDVDKYHSTIDRIIEMKKEGYPVINSFTYLEMIRELKKGYNCHVNNLILDVTADGSIEHCRVHREKMGNVKDGIINVWNVSKDRQKALAKNCEGCFFFGYVENSLMYDLNLEVMQHYEWM; encoded by the coding sequence ATGTCAAAATTTTCTCCCGTCATCGCAGCACGTGCGGTCTGGCAGATGAGAGTCCGAAAGAGGCCTTTTGTTCTCTCACATGCGGTCAATTCCAGATGTAACATGAGCTGTAGCTTTTGTGAATACTGGAAGGAGCAGGGCGAGGAGATGGGTCTTGATGAAATTTTCAGGATGCTTGATGATGCCAGCTCTTTTGGTATCGGTGTTTATAATGCCTGGACCGTTGAACCTCTTCTTCGGGAGGACCTGCCACAGATCCTTGCTTATGCAAAAAGTAAGGGTATGATAACTTCCCTGATTACCAACGGAAAATTGCTGAAAGAGAGAGTTAACGATTTCGGTGACCTTGATTATCTCTCTGTTTCCGTGGACGGGACTAAAAGCTACAGGGAGATCCGGGGCATGGATTTTGAGGTCCTTCTTGATGCGATAATGACCGTTAAGGACAAACTGAAGAATCCTCTGCTTATGAACTGTGTGATCAGCGGAAAGAATCTCGATGACATCGAAGAGCTCATTCAGCTGGCACGAGATATCGATGTGAAGATATCCTTTGAACCGCTGTATGAGTTCAGCGGGATCAGGGAGAATGTATGGGAAAGCATGGGCATTCGTGACGTGGACAAATATCACAGTACCATCGATCGGATCATTGAGATGAAAAAGGAAGGTTATCCTGTCATAAATTCGTTTACATATCTTGAAATGATCCGGGAGCTGAAAAAAGGCTATAACTGCCATGTCAACAACCTGATCCTGGATGTGACTGCAGATGGTTCCATTGAGCATTGCCGTGTTCACAGGGAGAAGATGGGTAATGTAAAGGATGGTATCATCAATGTGTGGAATGTTTCAAAGGACAGGCAAAAGGCACTGGCAAAGAATTGTGAGGGGTGCTTTTTCTTTGGCTATGTTGAGAACAGCCTGATGTATGACCTGAACCTTGAGGTCATGCAGCATTATGAGTGGATGTGA
- a CDS encoding DEAD/DEAH box helicase — protein MGIEDAILRSIEEKCFEAPTEIQEMAIPLILEGKDIIGGAATGSGKTLAFGCGIIQKIERGHGIGALVLTPTRELAEQVHNSLKEFSRHKKLKIASVYGGVAIGPQVKKLERADIVVATPGRLLDHIGRGTIDLDNVEMLVLDEADRMLDMGFIDDVEEIVLECPDDRQTLLFSATVSKDIKYLSRKYMNDPQKVFAKAHVDSSKLEQTYYDVPKPIKFSLLVHLLKSEKSGLVMVFCNTRSNVDFVQKNLRKNGVDAIAIHGGHTQAKRKSTLSKFHSSEAHALVCTDVAARGLDIPYVSHVYNYDIPEDVNEYVHRIGRTARAGREGKVINVVTDREADAFGKLVRHHRKFTITKEDVPEVERVVIKDEKNKRHDKNSFKRGGKKSGGRGNFKKGEGRGESKKSEKGEGQKRRDRRERSGKTERSNDRKGFKSSGESRKPKGKTGFKKRTGVKVRKE, from the coding sequence TTGGGGATCGAAGACGCGATCCTGAGATCAATCGAAGAAAAATGTTTTGAGGCTCCCACTGAGATTCAGGAAATGGCTATCCCGCTTATCCTGGAAGGAAAGGACATCATCGGAGGAGCTGCTACCGGATCCGGTAAAACGCTTGCTTTTGGATGCGGCATCATCCAAAAGATCGAAAGAGGACACGGTATCGGGGCTCTGGTACTGACACCTACAAGGGAACTTGCCGAGCAGGTTCATAACTCACTGAAAGAATTCTCACGTCATAAGAAACTTAAAATTGCATCCGTTTACGGCGGAGTTGCAATTGGACCACAGGTCAAAAAGCTGGAAAGGGCAGATATTGTTGTTGCAACCCCCGGAAGACTGCTGGACCATATAGGAAGAGGAACCATCGATCTGGACAACGTGGAAATGCTTGTTCTTGATGAAGCGGACAGGATGCTTGACATGGGATTCATCGATGATGTGGAAGAGATCGTACTGGAATGCCCGGATGACAGGCAGACACTTCTGTTCTCAGCAACCGTTTCAAAGGATATAAAATACCTTTCACGCAAGTACATGAACGATCCACAGAAGGTCTTTGCAAAGGCTCATGTGGACTCCAGCAAGCTTGAACAGACCTATTATGATGTACCAAAGCCCATCAAGTTCTCACTTCTTGTTCACCTCCTGAAAAGTGAGAAATCAGGACTGGTAATGGTATTCTGTAACACAAGAAGCAATGTGGACTTCGTCCAGAAGAACCTGCGTAAGAACGGTGTTGATGCTATTGCCATACACGGCGGTCACACACAGGCAAAGAGGAAGAGCACACTCAGCAAGTTCCACTCCAGTGAAGCACATGCACTTGTCTGCACAGATGTTGCTGCACGTGGCCTGGATATTCCTTACGTATCACACGTCTACAACTATGATATCCCTGAAGATGTGAATGAATATGTTCACAGGATAGGCAGGACTGCAAGGGCCGGCAGGGAAGGAAAGGTCATTAATGTTGTCACAGACAGGGAAGCAGATGCTTTCGGAAAGTTAGTGAGACATCACCGGAAATTCACGATCACAAAGGAAGATGTACCTGAGGTCGAGAGAGTCGTTATAAAGGACGAAAAGAACAAACGCCATGACAAGAACAGCTTCAAGAGAGGTGGGAAGAAGTCTGGTGGCCGTGGCAACTTCAAGAAAGGTGAAGGTCGCGGAGAATCAAAGAAGTCCGAAAAAGGTGAAGGCCAGAAAAGACGGGACAGACGTGAGAGGTCCGGGAAAACTGAAAGATCAAATGACCGTAAAGGATTCAAAAGTTCTGGCGAATCCAGGAAACCAAAAGGAAAGACCGGATTTAAGAAGCGTACGGGAGTAAAGGTCAGAAAGGAGTGA